Proteins co-encoded in one Quercus robur chromosome 8, dhQueRobu3.1, whole genome shotgun sequence genomic window:
- the LOC126694785 gene encoding uncharacterized protein LOC126694785, with protein sequence MDLLRNAYSTASDDDDDDEVEEKPETKHQILPLPSSKRPKPDNPYSTTTTSTSIKPHYMPFRPSPNPSLQTEALVPGRYVSKRERALFGSSPRVSDPNPNPNSPSTTTSSSASVFGSISDSSIPHDIMSSLRHQREDCTRLGRISERLTIALRGHTKAVNAIHWSPSHAHLLASAGMDHTICIWNVWSRDQKKARVLSFHNAAVKDVRWSQQGLSVLSCGYDCSSRLVDIEKGIETQVFREDQVVGVIKFHPDNCNLFLSGGAKGHLRLWDIRTSKVVHEYIRSLGSILDVEFSINGKQFISSSDVSRSNVSENSIIVWDVSRQVPLSNQVYVEAYTCPCVRRHPFDPFFVAQSNANYIAIFSSSPPFKLDKYKRYENHGVSGFPIKCNFSLDGEKLASGSSDGSIYFYNYRSSKLVRKIKAYEEACIDVAFHPMMPNVIASCSWNGDVSIFE encoded by the exons ATGGATCTTCTTCGCAATGCATATTCCACTGCTTCAGATGACGATGACGATGACGAAGTCGAAGAAAAACCCGAAACCAAGCATCAAATCCTGCCACTCCCTTCTTCGAAGCGACCCAAACCCGATAACCCGTATTCCACTACCACAACAAGTACCAGTATCAAACCGCATTACATGCCTTTTCGCCCGAGCCCGAACCCGAGCCTCCAAACCGAAGCCCTGGTTCCTGGCAGATACGTCTCCAAGAGAGAACGCGCACTCTTCGGTTCGTCTCCTAGGGTttccgacccgaacccgaacccgaactCACCTTCCACCACCACATCATCCTCTGCCTCTG TTTTTGGGAGTATTTCAGATTCAAGTATACCACATGATATTATGTCATCATTGAGACATCAAAGAGAGGATTGCACACGGCTAGGCCGAATATCTGAGAGGCTAACTATAGCTCTACGTGGCCATACAAAGGCTGTCAATGCTATACATTGGTCACCAAGTCATG CCCATCTTCTTGCTTCCGCTGGGATGGATCACACAATCTGTATATGGAATGTATGGAGCAGAGATCAGAAGAAAGCACGTGTGTTAAGCTTCCACAATGCAGCAGTAAAAGATGTGAGGTGGTCGCAACAAGGATTATCCGTGCTTTCTTGTGGGTATGATTGCTCATCAAGGTTAGTTGATATTGAAAAGGGAATAGAGACTCAGGTTTTCAGGGAGGATCAAGTTGTTGGCGTCATAAAGTTCCATCCTGACAACTGCAACCTCTTCCTTTCTGGGGGAGCAAAGGGTCATCTTAGATTATGGGATATTAGAACTAGCAAGGTGGTCCATGAATATATACGAAGTCTAGGCTCGATCCTTGATGTTGAATTTTCCATCAATGGAAAGCAGTTTATCTCTTCTAGTGATGTTTCTAGAAGCAATGTCAGTGAAAATTCTATTATTGTTTGGGATGTCTCGCGACAGGTTCCGCTTTCTAATCAG GTTTATGTGGAAGCATACACCTGTCCTTGTGTTAGGCGCCACCCATTTGATCCATTTTTTGTTGCTCAGTCGAATGCAAATTATATTGCAATCTTCTCTTCTAGTCCTCCTTTCAAgcttgacaagtacaaaaggtaTGAGAACCATGGTGTCTCTGGATTTCCGATCAAATGCAATTTCAGCTTGGATGGGGAGAAGCTTGCTTCAGGCTCCTCGGATGGTTCTATTTACTTTTACAATTACAGGTCCTCCAAACTTGTAAGAAAAATCAAAGCATATGAGGAGGCATGCATAGATGTTGCTTTTCATCCAATGATGCCTAATGTAATTGCTTCGTGCAGTTGGAACGGAGATGTTTCAATATTTGAATGA